One region of Termitidicoccus mucosus genomic DNA includes:
- a CDS encoding RDD family protein: MSAELRYAGFWKRFGAMWLDALFLLPLVLVVFWGNSRFRLFQMYYLLPGFAVGAFYGIYLVKRFGGTPGKLIAGLRITKLDGAAIGYREAVLRDAPGWLLSLALSIGLAVAASRMSDVEYLSLTFVERSRRLKEFVPSWHQPLQMLQTIWIWGEFVVLLTNKKKRALHDFIAGTVVILKEPNRVPVAD; encoded by the coding sequence ATGAGCGCGGAACTTAGATACGCAGGATTCTGGAAACGCTTCGGGGCGATGTGGCTAGACGCCTTGTTTCTGCTTCCCCTCGTGCTCGTGGTGTTCTGGGGCAATTCTCGATTCAGGCTGTTCCAGATGTATTACTTGTTACCCGGTTTTGCGGTCGGTGCGTTTTATGGCATTTACCTCGTCAAGCGTTTTGGAGGCACTCCGGGGAAGCTCATCGCTGGACTACGGATCACTAAATTAGATGGGGCGGCTATCGGTTATCGGGAAGCAGTCCTCCGTGATGCGCCCGGCTGGCTGCTTAGTTTAGCACTCTCGATCGGTCTTGCGGTCGCAGCCTCTCGAATGAGCGATGTCGAGTATCTTTCTCTCACATTCGTGGAAAGATCGCGGCGCTTGAAAGAGTTTGTCCCGAGTTGGCATCAGCCATTGCAGATGCTTCAGACCATATGGATTTGGGGCGAATTTGTGGTTCTTCTCACGAATAAGAAGAAACGAGCATTGCACGACTTCATTGCTGGCACCGTCGTAATCCTGAAAGAGCCGAATCGGGTCCCCGTGGCCGACTGA
- a CDS encoding thioredoxin family protein, with product MPTFQMTASKPVILLGIFGSVVILGLFLALFLGRTGDFDEEGLMVERGAKEAEAAHIAHGEAINIEDYVASGRVTIFDFTSPYCPPCRYIGPHLDSLHRDDDGVVVVKVEINRPGVHGIDFSSPVAQKYKLPHVPYFIVYPPNGGKPLHGDKARKFVEKRLSPYFNITE from the coding sequence ATGCCGACATTTCAAATGACCGCATCGAAGCCCGTTATCCTGCTGGGGATTTTTGGGAGTGTCGTGATATTAGGATTATTTCTTGCGTTGTTTTTGGGCAGGACAGGGGATTTTGACGAGGAAGGCTTGATGGTTGAGCGGGGGGCAAAGGAAGCCGAGGCTGCGCATATCGCCCACGGGGAGGCGATCAATATTGAGGATTATGTGGCATCCGGGCGTGTCACCATCTTTGATTTCACCAGTCCTTATTGTCCGCCGTGCCGTTATATCGGCCCCCATCTGGACTCACTGCACAGGGATGATGATGGCGTCGTGGTGGTGAAGGTTGAAATAAATCGTCCGGGTGTTCACGGAATTGATTTCAGTTCGCCGGTGGCGCAGAAATACAAATTGCCGCACGTCCCCTATTTTATTGTTTATCCCCCGAACGGTGGCAAACCCCTGCACGGCGACAAGGCGCGGAAGTTTGTCGAAAAAAGGCTTTCACCGTATTTCAACATAACAGAATAA
- a CDS encoding group II intron maturase-specific domain-containing protein yields MPALVDEPEFARAQERLDKVTKCVHGVLSALLANIVLDPLDKELEKRGHRFARYADDFIIMVKSARAAQRVMAGLVRYVEGRLKLAVNPAKCKTAWLKECSFLSFKITARGNVVWTEKACLRFKQRLKAITSRKRGVAVDKVIGELRRYVIGWLGYFGISNTCKEVLALEDWMRRRVRLYYWKQWKQPRTRRRNLIKLGANPKQVKLATRSRKGYWRMSSNSIVQAALNNAYLHEQGVPDMRAKWIAMHYGDDGVPS; encoded by the coding sequence GTGCCGGCGCTCGTGGACGAACCGGAGTTCGCCCGCGCGCAGGAACGGCTGGACAAAGTTACCAAGTGTGTCCATGGAGTGTTGTCAGCGTTGCTCGCCAATATCGTGCTCGATCCCTTGGATAAAGAGTTGGAAAAGCGCGGACACCGGTTCGCGCGTTACGCCGACGACTTTATCATAATGGTGAAGAGTGCGAGGGCGGCGCAGCGGGTAATGGCCGGTCTGGTGCGCTATGTGGAAGGGCGTCTGAAGTTGGCGGTCAACCCGGCGAAGTGTAAAACCGCGTGGTTAAAAGAATGCTCGTTTTTGAGCTTCAAGATAACGGCACGGGGAAACGTCGTCTGGACCGAGAAGGCCTGTCTGCGGTTTAAACAACGCCTCAAGGCGATCACCTCGCGCAAGCGGGGAGTGGCCGTGGACAAGGTGATCGGGGAGCTCAGGCGTTATGTGATCGGCTGGCTGGGCTACTTCGGGATCAGCAATACCTGCAAGGAAGTACTGGCGCTGGAGGATTGGATGCGAAGACGGGTGCGGCTGTATTATTGGAAACAATGGAAACAGCCGAGGACCAGGCGACGTAATCTGATCAAACTCGGAGCGAACCCGAAGCAAGTGAAGCTGGCGACTCGCAGCCGCAAGGGATACTGGCGGATGAGCAGCAACAGTATCGTGCAAGCCGCGCTGAATAACGCGTATCTGCACGAACAAGGGGTGCCGGACATGAGGGCGAAATGGATCGCCATGCATTACGGGGACGACGGCGTTCCCTCCTGA
- a CDS encoding addiction module antitoxin RelB produces MPMTVEQIVEETTQWPVDAVAELLDRITLAKHGGMSAARMDAWAATALRRCAELDGRQAELIADATAAPASARLSDDEAARIPPRGA; encoded by the coding sequence ATGCCAATGACCGTCGAACAAATCGTCGAGGAAACCACGCAATGGCCGGTTGATGCCGTCGCCGAGCTTCTTGATCGCATCACGCTCGCCAAACATGGCGGCATGAGCGCCGCCCGCATGGACGCGTGGGCCGCAACCGCTCTGCGGCGTTGCGCCGAGCTTGACGGCAGGCAGGCCGAGTTGATCGCCGACGCGACCGCAGCGCCCGCATCCGCAAGATTGTCGGACGATGAAGCCGCACGGATTCCACCGCGAGGCGCTTGA
- a CDS encoding YcxB family protein encodes MHNFLFILCAFMSIGLLLSLITLIAGRAVVTFEGNWIIIKYTYGGVEKIDFSRIKSYYIDDGAIVLVTGKRNIELPKTIFDTMEEEEEFMQNLRSKVGYYG; translated from the coding sequence ATGCATAATTTCCTATTCATATTATGTGCATTTATGTCTATTGGATTGCTACTTTCGCTTATTACACTCATTGCAGGAAGGGCTGTAGTAACATTTGAGGGTAATTGGATCATTATAAAATACACATACGGAGGCGTGGAGAAAATCGATTTCTCAAGAATAAAATCGTATTATATTGACGATGGGGCAATAGTTTTAGTCACAGGGAAACGAAATATTGAGTTGCCTAAAACAATATTCGACACGATGGAAGAGGAGGAGGAATTTATGCAGAATCTAAGAAGTAAAGTGGGATATTATGGATGA
- a CDS encoding DUF481 domain-containing protein, which translates to MSHPSAFGPALVPHDSSFSNPIMSLGKLIFAAICGVLLPLGAGLRADVLKFNDGDQVKGTFIKKEGGQIVFRSERFGDLRVRESDATVELTAPPAPLVTETEIALDTGGKLKKPPGEKPEPRSSAAPPKPVVPAVAATGEKTAPPALGTPPAAPPVKPAAAKPKPPAVTIVRLGKGFIKWWGGWHGRIAFSANVIRDTADRSLYTAEARVKRTWKYDEVQIEPRYEFRRDNDVTAVDIFKASGYWRHSFGENWFGEYRPYFERDRKSSKATLLQQQLGVGRHLLKSKRYRLHLGVAENIFNTWPMDHALKDTRYSVESLFGEASLQLPWRVSITERGAWYFILDDAYASGWQNELELTKKITEVLTLTLRHEVRYHNPDPRVSDYERTRLLFGLNF; encoded by the coding sequence ATGAGCCATCCGTCCGCGTTTGGCCCGGCACTTGTCCCGCATGACTCCAGCTTTTCCAACCCCATAATGTCCCTCGGCAAACTAATCTTTGCCGCGATTTGCGGCGTTCTTCTCCCGCTCGGCGCCGGGTTGCGCGCCGATGTGCTGAAATTCAACGATGGGGACCAGGTGAAAGGCACTTTTATAAAGAAGGAGGGCGGGCAGATTGTGTTTCGCTCGGAGCGATTCGGCGACTTGAGGGTGCGCGAGTCCGACGCGACCGTCGAGCTCACCGCGCCGCCCGCGCCGCTCGTCACCGAGACGGAAATCGCGCTTGATACTGGAGGAAAGCTCAAGAAGCCCCCCGGGGAAAAACCCGAGCCGAGATCTTCCGCAGCCCCGCCGAAACCGGTGGTTCCTGCGGTCGCCGCGACCGGCGAAAAAACCGCCCCGCCCGCGCTGGGGACGCCGCCCGCCGCTCCGCCGGTGAAACCCGCCGCCGCGAAACCGAAACCGCCGGCCGTCACCATCGTGCGTCTGGGCAAGGGGTTCATCAAATGGTGGGGCGGCTGGCACGGGCGCATTGCGTTTTCGGCGAACGTCATCCGGGACACCGCGGATCGCAGCCTCTACACGGCCGAGGCACGCGTGAAACGCACATGGAAATACGACGAGGTGCAGATCGAGCCGCGTTATGAGTTTCGTCGGGACAACGACGTGACCGCCGTGGACATTTTCAAAGCGTCCGGCTACTGGCGGCATTCTTTCGGGGAAAACTGGTTCGGCGAATACCGCCCCTACTTCGAGCGCGACCGCAAGAGCTCGAAGGCGACCCTGCTCCAGCAGCAGCTCGGCGTGGGCCGCCACCTCCTGAAGTCCAAGCGATACCGGCTCCATCTCGGCGTGGCGGAGAACATTTTCAACACCTGGCCGATGGATCACGCGCTGAAAGACACCAGATATTCGGTGGAGTCGCTTTTCGGCGAGGCGAGCCTGCAACTGCCGTGGCGCGTCTCGATCACCGAGCGGGGGGCGTGGTATTTCATCCTGGACGACGCTTATGCCTCCGGGTGGCAGAACGAATTGGAACTGACGAAAAAGATCACCGAGGTGCTGACCCTCACCTTGCGCCACGAGGTGCGTTACCACAATCCCGACCCGCGCGTGTCCGACTACGAACGCACGAGGCTCCTTTTCGGGCTTAATTTCTAG
- a CDS encoding SIR2 family protein, which yields MDNAIQQLTSADALSTKTFILVGAGAAQSDSYTENLRLPLAQALRDKLLVAHYGNIEIDECIQKFEKEFEIEKPSSDQVWQMLIKSVTNLRNHAERLYLEFSSEKPIPPSYHMLARWFFTPNISIGGIATTNFDLQFSKAFENVATSLNKRKTIDYNIADLAQDFHYFDTCDKPIKSVIQMLHGSLVRPWSIVAGSKENIHDMLHYLHGILKPLEDNPFEIIRQIVYYFDKKSKGHVDQIFFPYQYLQKSLEKSDTIIIIGYSFNDKELVRSIDKGCGKGKIYVIDPNPDEKRIHNIKSLANAHIIKGKAEDFLRKYIRHLHSEESLIQLPSRERRILRDGPQNIPGYDPGENMPKSDGKSGIESEFIDPIYGKFFFSKEISNDILKLIDTGEVQRLRQIKQLSFVNLKYHGATHDRFSHSLGVAYLADILINYWKGNNIDKLYKEIAHADHLSFLTAALIHDIGHGPLGHTMDLVRYKLKDAKGHEADTTKIFEQIFAEDSFADLDKALSNLKIARDDVISILGRSEKKQSRHSLHSIINNSGCDIDRLDFVLRDAASTLLIRGSSDRTDSIIKRHFENLITNYNRILQGVRFFRKNGESVLAYDKTVENYMESFAYLYLKLYDDVYYCWQNISARSMIAEAVVEMVNSGKLKFSDIKPLTDVELIATLEEFEHPKVSELAYLVKYRHLYRLVYEIKISDDEARKMELISDAEIIEKYQEHYSEIKKDGLLVARLPSKKVEVNFVSTTELSNNEEGGLLTDRIQSSNMGCISARIMIFRPPAPWHR from the coding sequence ATGGATAACGCAATACAGCAATTGACATCAGCTGACGCACTCAGCACAAAAACATTCATTCTGGTAGGTGCAGGCGCTGCCCAATCTGATTCTTATACCGAGAATTTGCGTCTTCCCTTGGCGCAGGCATTGCGCGATAAGTTATTAGTTGCCCACTATGGGAATATAGAAATCGATGAATGTATTCAGAAATTTGAAAAAGAATTCGAAATAGAGAAACCATCGTCGGATCAAGTATGGCAGATGCTAATAAAGAGTGTCACAAATCTTCGGAATCATGCGGAGCGGCTCTACTTGGAATTCAGTTCAGAAAAACCGATACCACCATCTTATCACATGCTGGCACGGTGGTTTTTCACACCAAATATATCAATTGGTGGAATCGCAACGACTAATTTTGACCTGCAATTTTCCAAAGCGTTTGAAAATGTTGCCACAAGTTTAAACAAACGAAAGACTATTGACTACAATATAGCGGATCTGGCCCAGGATTTTCATTATTTTGACACTTGCGACAAACCCATCAAATCGGTGATCCAAATGCTTCATGGCTCGTTGGTCCGTCCGTGGTCCATTGTGGCCGGATCCAAAGAAAACATTCATGATATGTTGCACTACCTTCATGGTATTTTAAAGCCGTTGGAAGACAATCCGTTTGAGATAATAAGGCAAATTGTTTATTATTTTGATAAAAAAAGCAAAGGGCATGTCGACCAAATATTTTTTCCATACCAATATTTGCAAAAATCATTGGAAAAGTCCGATACGATAATTATTATTGGATATTCATTTAATGACAAGGAGCTTGTCCGGTCCATAGACAAGGGATGCGGAAAGGGTAAAATATATGTCATCGATCCCAATCCTGACGAAAAACGTATTCATAATATAAAATCACTTGCCAATGCGCATATAATCAAAGGCAAAGCGGAGGATTTTCTCAGAAAATACATAAGACATCTTCACTCGGAGGAATCTTTGATCCAATTGCCATCCAGGGAACGGCGAATTTTAAGGGATGGCCCTCAAAATATACCAGGATATGATCCCGGCGAAAACATGCCAAAGTCTGATGGGAAATCCGGGATTGAGTCTGAATTTATCGACCCGATTTATGGAAAATTCTTTTTTTCGAAGGAAATATCTAATGATATATTGAAACTGATAGATACCGGCGAAGTGCAGCGGCTTCGGCAGATAAAGCAGTTGTCGTTCGTTAATTTAAAATACCATGGAGCAACGCATGATCGGTTCAGCCATTCGCTGGGCGTGGCATACTTGGCGGACATCCTGATAAATTACTGGAAGGGCAATAACATTGACAAATTATATAAGGAAATAGCCCATGCGGATCATTTGTCATTTTTGACCGCCGCCTTAATTCACGACATAGGCCACGGCCCGCTGGGGCATACCATGGATCTGGTTAGATATAAGCTCAAGGACGCCAAGGGACATGAGGCGGACACCACAAAGATATTCGAGCAGATATTTGCAGAGGACTCATTTGCTGATTTGGATAAGGCTCTCAGCAATTTGAAGATCGCCAGGGATGATGTCATTTCAATATTGGGGCGATCTGAAAAAAAGCAATCACGGCATAGTCTTCACTCTATAATAAATAATTCGGGTTGCGATATAGACCGCCTTGATTTTGTTTTGCGAGACGCGGCGTCCACGTTGCTGATCAGAGGATCCAGTGATAGGACCGATAGTATCATCAAGAGGCACTTTGAGAATTTAATAACTAATTATAACCGTATACTGCAAGGAGTCAGATTTTTTCGCAAAAACGGGGAGAGCGTGCTGGCTTATGACAAAACCGTTGAGAACTACATGGAATCATTTGCATATCTTTATTTGAAGTTATATGATGATGTTTATTATTGTTGGCAAAATATCTCAGCGCGATCAATGATCGCAGAGGCGGTGGTTGAAATGGTAAATTCCGGAAAACTTAAGTTCTCTGATATAAAACCGCTGACCGATGTCGAGTTGATCGCGACATTGGAGGAATTTGAGCACCCCAAGGTCTCGGAATTGGCGTATCTGGTAAAGTATCGACACCTTTATCGATTGGTATATGAAATTAAAATTAGTGACGATGAGGCCCGGAAGATGGAATTAATTAGCGATGCGGAAATTATAGAAAAGTATCAGGAGCATTATAGTGAAATTAAAAAGGATGGCCTGCTCGTGGCAAGATTGCCTTCTAAAAAGGTCGAGGTAAATTTCGTATCAACAACGGAGTTATCCAATAATGAGGAAGGAGGACTTTTGACGGACCGTATTCAATCTTCGAACATGGGGTGCATATCTGCCAGAATCATGATATTCCGCCCACCTGCTCCATGGCATCGTTGA
- a CDS encoding HU family DNA-binding protein, with amino-acid sequence MSASLTKREIVLKIYGKTGFQQKEVIATVQMTLDIIMKALAEGRNVELRNFGVLEVQKRKSRIGRNPNKPADQVVIPERAVAKFKSGRILKQLLKKIDLAKL; translated from the coding sequence ATGTCCGCCAGCCTGACCAAACGAGAAATTGTCCTGAAAATCTACGGGAAGACCGGATTCCAGCAAAAGGAGGTTATCGCAACCGTCCAGATGACACTCGACATCATCATGAAAGCCCTCGCGGAGGGACGCAATGTCGAGCTGCGTAACTTCGGTGTGCTGGAAGTGCAAAAGCGCAAGTCCCGGATCGGCCGCAATCCGAACAAACCCGCCGACCAAGTGGTCATCCCCGAGCGCGCCGTGGCCAAGTTCAAGTCTGGGCGGATACTCAAGCAGTTGCTCAAAAAGATCGATCTCGCGAAGCTCTAG
- a CDS encoding phage integrase N-terminal SAM-like domain-containing protein, with the protein MNNPTNPAAGGLFRDESRAVSFPHWKAVLREEALPPETMVFYERAVLSFLHFCKARRCGASIRVVRAYLAETRIAEAEREALRWFFRRAAGVAPRTGGNDLGDADRPRNRPSQETGTPVPTFHRREVPSAQMEPPPGAADLGRADWERDLIVAARGAHLAWRTETTYREWAARFVVFLKGRPPREARGEDVAEFLSRLAVESRLSPASQKQALNALVFFLEKGLGRVLGKIDFQRAAAKRRAPVVLSREECGRLFGRLEGTWSLMAELMYGTGVRLMELLRLRVQHVDLERGALIVNGGKGDKDRVTVLPAVLRERLEEHLKRLKRLWREDRAEGVPGVWLPEGLGASMRGRASAGSGSGCLRRAG; encoded by the coding sequence ATGAACAATCCCACCAATCCGGCAGCGGGCGGTCTCTTCCGCGATGAGTCGCGCGCGGTTTCGTTTCCACATTGGAAGGCTGTTTTGCGGGAAGAGGCATTACCGCCCGAAACGATGGTTTTTTACGAGCGGGCGGTGCTGTCGTTTTTACATTTTTGCAAGGCACGGCGTTGCGGGGCGTCGATTCGCGTGGTGCGGGCGTATTTGGCGGAGACGCGCATCGCGGAGGCCGAGAGGGAGGCGTTGCGATGGTTTTTCAGGAGGGCGGCCGGGGTGGCGCCCCGGACTGGCGGCAATGACTTGGGCGACGCGGACAGGCCGCGCAATCGGCCAAGTCAGGAGACGGGAACGCCCGTCCCCACTTTTCACCGGAGGGAGGTTCCGTCCGCCCAGATGGAACCTCCGCCGGGCGCGGCGGACCTGGGGCGCGCGGACTGGGAGAGGGATCTGATCGTGGCCGCAAGGGGGGCGCATCTGGCGTGGCGCACGGAGACGACTTACCGGGAGTGGGCGGCGCGGTTCGTGGTGTTTTTGAAGGGGAGGCCGCCACGGGAGGCGCGCGGGGAGGATGTGGCGGAATTTTTATCGAGGCTGGCAGTGGAGTCGCGGCTGAGTCCGGCTTCGCAGAAGCAGGCGTTGAATGCGCTGGTGTTCTTTCTGGAAAAGGGCCTGGGGCGGGTGCTGGGAAAGATCGACTTCCAGCGGGCGGCGGCGAAAAGGCGGGCGCCGGTGGTGCTGTCGAGGGAGGAGTGCGGGCGTCTGTTCGGGCGATTGGAGGGAACGTGGTCGTTAATGGCGGAATTGATGTATGGGACGGGAGTGCGGTTGATGGAGCTGTTGCGCCTGCGGGTGCAGCATGTGGATTTGGAGCGCGGGGCGTTGATCGTGAATGGGGGCAAGGGCGACAAGGACCGGGTGACGGTGCTGCCGGCGGTGTTGAGGGAACGGCTGGAGGAGCATTTGAAGAGGCTGAAGCGGCTGTGGCGGGAGGATCGGGCCGAAGGGGTGCCGGGGGTATGGCTGCCGGAGGGACTGGGCGCAAGTATGCGGGGGCGGGCGAGCGCTGGGAGTGGCAGTGGCTGTTTGCGTCGCGCGGGTTGA
- a CDS encoding autotransporter outer membrane beta-barrel domain-containing protein, translated as MLRRAAGGVVSERPGAALAVPAPLPRPPATPASRSKSGAASRCAISSGWRPARRPRSRSSALRDYATSDGDAVRLDRATAWQTRARLRAGADLGRWSPHIKFAEVRSDTSGGALHADGRSRAPAFDGWRFGAGLGSSWFIDERSQLYFDYEYNKAPAYERPWSLNLGYRRDW; from the coding sequence GTGCTCCGGCGCGCCGCCGGAGGCGTCGTGTCGGAGCGCCCGGGCGCGGCCTTGGCGGTGCCGGCGCCGTTGCCACGACCGCCCGCTACTCCAGCCTCTCGCTCGAAATCGGGCGCCGCGTCGCGTTGCGCGATTTCTTCTGGCTGGAGGCCGGCGCGCAGACCGCGGTCGCGTTCCTCGGCTCTGCGCGATTACGCGACCAGCGACGGCGATGCCGTCCGCCTCGACCGCGCCACCGCGTGGCAGACCCGCGCCCGCCTCCGCGCCGGCGCCGACCTCGGACGCTGGTCGCCCCACATCAAGTTCGCCGAGGTCCGCAGCGATACGAGCGGCGGCGCGCTCCACGCCGACGGGCGCTCCCGCGCGCCCGCCTTCGACGGCTGGCGTTTCGGGGCCGGCCTCGGCTCGAGCTGGTTCATCGACGAGCGCAGCCAGTTGTATTTCGACTACGAATACAACAAAGCCCCCGCCTACGAACGCCCTTGGTCCCTGAACCTCGGCTACCGGAGGGATTGGTGA
- a CDS encoding reverse transcriptase domain-containing protein: MTTKDQTERSPLIQQAVAQVLSPLFDPGFSENSHGFRPGRNAHQAVRQVQAAWKDRRRHAVDCDLKSFFDTVNHDRLMDGLRQKAKDARVLALIHRYLKAGVVLPDGRVEETPQGVPQGGPLSALLANIVLDPLDKELEKRGHRFARYADDFIIMVKSARAAQRVMAGLVRYVEGRLKLAVNPAKCKTAWLKECSFLSFKITARGNVVWTEKACLRFKQRLKAITSRKRGVAVDKVIGELRRYVIGWLGYFGISNTCKEVLALEDWMRRRVRLYYWKQWKQPRTRRRNLIKLGANPKQVKLATRSRKGYWRMGDVRRFAHPRELMAFLGLVPKEESTGESRRLGSITKAGNAHARWILIETVQHAWLPPKVSAQLSKRQEGQPAARRELSWKIQVRLHKRAWHLSRRGVMKPKVTVALAREMAGFAWAMLQTADWQAMTRAA; the protein is encoded by the coding sequence ATGACCACGAAGGACCAAACCGAAAGGAGTCCCCTGATCCAGCAAGCGGTGGCGCAAGTGCTAAGCCCCCTGTTTGACCCGGGGTTTAGCGAAAACAGCCACGGCTTCCGGCCCGGACGCAACGCCCATCAGGCGGTGCGGCAGGTGCAGGCAGCGTGGAAAGACAGACGCCGCCACGCGGTGGATTGCGACCTCAAGTCTTTCTTCGATACGGTCAACCATGACCGGTTGATGGACGGCCTGCGTCAAAAGGCAAAGGACGCCCGTGTTCTCGCCCTGATCCACCGTTACCTGAAAGCAGGAGTCGTGCTGCCGGACGGCCGCGTGGAGGAAACGCCGCAAGGCGTGCCCCAAGGCGGTCCCTTGTCAGCGTTGCTCGCCAATATCGTGCTCGATCCCTTGGATAAAGAGTTGGAAAAGCGCGGACACCGGTTCGCGCGTTACGCCGACGACTTTATCATAATGGTGAAGAGTGCGAGGGCGGCGCAGCGGGTAATGGCCGGTCTGGTGCGCTATGTGGAAGGGCGTCTGAAGTTGGCGGTCAACCCGGCGAAGTGTAAAACCGCGTGGTTAAAAGAATGCTCGTTTTTGAGCTTCAAGATAACGGCACGGGGAAACGTCGTCTGGACCGAGAAGGCCTGTCTGCGGTTTAAACAACGCCTCAAGGCGATCACCTCGCGCAAGCGGGGAGTGGCCGTGGACAAGGTGATCGGGGAGCTCAGGCGTTATGTGATCGGCTGGCTGGGCTACTTCGGGATCAGCAATACCTGCAAGGAAGTACTGGCGCTGGAGGATTGGATGCGAAGACGGGTGCGGCTGTATTATTGGAAACAATGGAAACAGCCGAGGACCAGGCGACGTAATCTGATCAAACTCGGAGCGAACCCGAAGCAAGTGAAGCTGGCGACTCGCAGCCGCAAGGGATACTGGCGGATGGGGGACGTGCGCCGGTTCGCGCATCCACGCGAGCTGATGGCGTTCCTCGGGCTGGTGCCCAAGGAGGAGAGCACCGGAGAGAGCCGCAGGCTCGGCTCGATCACCAAGGCGGGCAACGCCCACGCCCGATGGATATTGATCGAAACGGTGCAGCACGCCTGGCTGCCGCCAAAAGTATCCGCGCAGCTGTCCAAACGGCAGGAAGGGCAGCCGGCGGCACGGCGGGAACTGTCGTGGAAGATCCAGGTGAGGCTGCACAAACGCGCCTGGCACCTGAGCCGGCGCGGGGTGATGAAGCCAAAGGTGACCGTCGCGCTGGCCCGGGAGATGGCCGGCTTTGCCTGGGCGATGTTGCAGACGGCGGACTGGCAGGCGATGACCCGGGCGGCCTGA